From Microbacterium pseudoresistens, the proteins below share one genomic window:
- a CDS encoding DUF4192 family protein: protein MTTILRASGAAQLLSHIPVLTGFVPRHSIVLLPFCESRTIGALRFDAPDPASEDSDEIARFAATAVGTACRVPDTDALAIAFYLDEPLRAEAHDTPPRSALPLSDLADELMRRADACGLHLVEVLCVGPDGWSDYRDPARIVHPLADLPAPPSVPGIAEIGADQHSGAELPQVDLVEKERVGRALLALEQALSARSTHERVDPRAFAAVLAVDDLPVFFESVLDRPENLPPFSTAALLWALSRPLLRDVALVQWARDIDAGDRSLQAQLAFRGDPATIPSDLGEVLLGRGPRPDADRLGVALTIVRAAAARAPRAQRIGALTAAAWLSWARGQATHAAHYLKLADDIDPEFSFTRMLRVLVDGSVLPEWAFAAARPS from the coding sequence ATGACAACGATCCTCCGCGCCTCGGGCGCCGCCCAGCTTCTCTCGCACATCCCCGTCCTCACCGGATTCGTCCCGCGGCACAGCATCGTTCTCCTGCCGTTCTGCGAGTCCCGCACGATCGGCGCCCTGCGCTTCGACGCGCCCGACCCCGCCTCCGAGGACAGCGACGAGATCGCACGGTTCGCCGCGACCGCCGTCGGCACGGCGTGCCGCGTCCCCGACACGGATGCCCTCGCCATCGCCTTCTATCTCGACGAGCCGCTGCGCGCCGAGGCGCACGACACACCTCCGCGGAGCGCCCTGCCGCTGAGCGACCTGGCCGATGAGCTGATGCGACGTGCGGACGCCTGCGGGCTGCATCTGGTCGAGGTGCTCTGCGTCGGCCCCGATGGTTGGAGCGACTATCGCGACCCCGCCCGCATCGTGCACCCTCTCGCCGATCTCCCGGCGCCGCCGAGCGTGCCGGGAATCGCCGAGATCGGCGCCGATCAGCACAGCGGGGCGGAGCTCCCGCAGGTGGACCTCGTGGAGAAGGAGCGCGTGGGGCGTGCGCTCCTCGCGCTCGAGCAGGCGCTGAGTGCGCGTTCGACCCACGAACGCGTCGATCCTCGGGCGTTCGCGGCGGTCCTCGCCGTCGACGACCTGCCGGTGTTCTTCGAGTCGGTGCTGGATCGGCCCGAGAATCTTCCGCCGTTCTCGACCGCCGCACTGCTGTGGGCGCTGTCGCGCCCCCTGCTGCGCGATGTCGCCCTGGTGCAATGGGCGCGCGACATCGACGCGGGCGATCGCTCGCTCCAGGCCCAGCTCGCCTTCCGAGGCGACCCGGCGACGATCCCCTCCGACCTCGGCGAGGTGCTGCTCGGCCGGGGCCCTCGCCCCGACGCCGACCGGCTGGGCGTGGCGCTCACTATCGTGCGCGCGGCTGCGGCACGCGCGCCGCGAGCGCAGCGGATCGGGGCCCTCACCGCCGCGGCCTGGCTGTCGTGGGCGCGCGGTCAGGCGACCCACGCGGCGCACTACTTGAAGCTGGCCGACGACATCGATCCGGAGTTCTCGTTCACCCGGATGCTGCGCGTGCTCGTCGACGGATCGGTGCTGCCGGAATGGGCCTTCGCCGCCGCGCGCCCGTCATGA
- the lysS gene encoding lysine--tRNA ligase, giving the protein MTDAPAPTPAQDPADGADDVFEQKAVRLAKRERLIAERESAAGGAFPVSVPVTTTISALRAEYGDLEAGAETGVVAGIAGRVVFSRNTGKLCFASLQSGDGSRIQAMISLANVGEESLARWKELVDLGDHVFVHGEVISSRRGELSIMADGWQIASKAILPLPNVYGELSEEGRVRSRFLDLIVRDQARTTVRARAAVNASLRGTFTAHDFVEVETPMLQVQHGGAAARPFITHSNAFDAELYLRIAPELYLKRAVVGGIDRVFEINRNFRNEGADSTHSPEFAMLEAYQAYTDYHGIADLTQELIQKAAVAVSGSTTVTWADGTEYDFGGEWARISMYDSLSEATGRRFAPGDPVDELVSFAEEQGVEVPPQATHGKLIEELWEYFVKGDLVSPTFVMDFPVDTSPLVREHRSIPGVVEKWDLYVRGFELATGYSELVDPVIQRERFVEQAKLAARGDVEAMRVDEEFLRALEHGMPPTGGMGMGIDRLLMALTGLGIRETILFPLVK; this is encoded by the coding sequence ATGACTGACGCACCCGCGCCGACCCCTGCCCAAGACCCCGCCGACGGCGCGGACGACGTCTTCGAGCAGAAGGCGGTGCGGCTGGCCAAGCGCGAACGCCTCATCGCCGAGCGCGAGAGCGCGGCGGGCGGCGCCTTCCCCGTATCGGTGCCCGTGACGACGACGATCTCCGCGCTGCGCGCCGAGTACGGCGACCTCGAGGCGGGGGCCGAGACCGGCGTCGTCGCCGGCATCGCAGGGCGCGTGGTGTTCAGCCGCAACACGGGCAAGCTCTGCTTCGCGTCCCTGCAGTCCGGAGACGGCTCACGCATCCAGGCGATGATCTCCCTGGCGAACGTCGGCGAGGAGTCGCTGGCGCGGTGGAAGGAGCTCGTCGACCTCGGCGATCACGTCTTCGTGCACGGCGAGGTGATCTCCAGCCGCCGCGGTGAGCTGTCGATCATGGCCGACGGATGGCAGATCGCGTCGAAGGCGATCCTGCCGCTGCCCAACGTGTACGGCGAGCTCAGCGAAGAGGGCCGCGTGCGCAGCCGCTTCCTCGACCTCATCGTGCGCGACCAGGCGCGGACGACGGTGCGCGCCCGAGCCGCCGTCAACGCGAGCTTGCGCGGCACGTTCACCGCGCACGACTTCGTCGAGGTGGAGACGCCGATGCTGCAGGTGCAGCACGGCGGCGCCGCGGCGCGGCCGTTCATCACGCACTCCAACGCCTTCGACGCCGAGCTCTATCTGCGCATCGCGCCCGAGCTGTACCTGAAGCGTGCGGTGGTGGGCGGCATCGATCGGGTGTTCGAGATCAACCGCAACTTCCGCAACGAGGGCGCCGACTCGACGCACAGCCCGGAGTTCGCGATGCTCGAGGCCTACCAGGCCTACACCGACTACCACGGCATCGCCGATCTCACACAGGAGCTCATCCAGAAGGCCGCCGTCGCTGTGTCGGGATCGACGACCGTCACCTGGGCCGACGGCACCGAGTACGACTTCGGTGGCGAATGGGCGCGCATCTCGATGTACGACTCGCTCTCCGAGGCAACCGGTCGTCGCTTCGCCCCCGGCGACCCCGTGGACGAGCTCGTGTCCTTCGCTGAGGAGCAGGGCGTCGAGGTGCCGCCGCAGGCCACCCACGGCAAGCTCATCGAGGAGCTGTGGGAGTACTTCGTCAAGGGCGATCTGGTGAGCCCCACCTTCGTCATGGACTTCCCCGTCGACACCTCCCCCCTCGTGCGCGAGCACCGCTCGATCCCGGGCGTCGTGGAGAAGTGGGACCTTTACGTGCGCGGGTTCGAGCTGGCCACCGGCTACTCCGAGCTCGTCGACCCGGTGATCCAGCGCGAGCGCTTCGTGGAGCAGGCCAAGCTCGCCGCCCGCGGTGACGTGGAGGCGATGCGCGTGGACGAGGAGTTCTTGCGCGCCCTCGAGCACGGCATGCCCCCGACGGGCGGCATGGGCATGGGCATCGATCGCCTGCTCATGGCGCTCACCGGCCTCGGCATCCGCGAGACGATCCTGTTCCCGCTCGTCAAGTAG
- a CDS encoding DUF2520 domain-containing protein: MARDGRLGVGIIGAGHVGPVIGAALAGAGHRLIGITAGSDPDRVEAVLPGVAVLDADELVRQSQLVVVAVPSEQLAGLVEGLAEVGAWQPGQLVMHTDPAFGTAVLEPALRGGAIPLAVHPAISFTGTTLDLRQLQAAYAAVTGPPMVLPIAQALAVELGCEPVVIAEDDRPAYAEAISTASAFARSIVGQATGILRGIGVENPGGYLSALVSSTFERALREPVGE, translated from the coding sequence ATGGCGCGTGACGGACGGCTCGGCGTCGGCATCATCGGCGCCGGTCACGTCGGACCCGTCATCGGCGCGGCCCTGGCCGGCGCCGGGCATCGTCTGATCGGGATCACCGCCGGCTCCGACCCCGACCGGGTGGAGGCCGTGCTGCCCGGGGTGGCCGTCCTCGATGCCGATGAGCTCGTGCGCCAGAGTCAGCTCGTCGTCGTCGCCGTCCCCTCCGAGCAGCTCGCCGGACTCGTCGAGGGCCTCGCCGAGGTCGGGGCATGGCAGCCCGGCCAGCTCGTGATGCACACCGACCCGGCCTTCGGCACGGCGGTGCTCGAACCCGCGCTCCGCGGCGGTGCGATCCCGCTCGCCGTGCATCCGGCGATCAGTTTCACCGGCACGACGCTCGATCTGCGCCAGCTGCAGGCCGCCTATGCCGCCGTGACCGGGCCGCCGATGGTGCTGCCGATCGCGCAGGCGCTGGCCGTCGAACTGGGATGCGAGCCGGTGGTGATCGCCGAGGATGATCGACCCGCCTATGCCGAGGCGATCTCGACGGCATCCGCCTTCGCGCGGTCGATCGTGGGGCAGGCCACCGGCATCCTCCGCGGCATCGGGGTGGAGAACCCGGGTGGATACCTGTCGGCGCTGGTGTCGTCGACCTTCGAGCGGGCCCTGCGCGAGCCCGTCGGGGAGTGA
- a CDS encoding PH domain-containing protein: MSQPHAAAGPDGSPAETDSLADGEWHRLHPLTPLLKGGLVLIVVAGIVFNSFRDRLIFWFVSIFTPRDVHPEEFSGGDPVDWVLANNLALVALLIVLGVLLVLIVIFWLVWRFHEFRITGDDVEVRKGIVFRSHRRAPLDRVQGVNLTRPFLARLIGLAKLEVVGAGTDANVALEYLSTGKAESVRAEILRLASGARAAREARAAGRGQGDACTRRQQLSGAVSDGVTGLFAGVDRADVEPESIVTIPTGRLIGSQAITGGVWLVLFGVIFAVGMAIATPAILSGGGPEATLALLGLGLGVGVPFVIAAVAIAWAQISRSLRYSIAPTRDGIRITFGLLTTVTETIPPGRIFAVEVSQSFLWRPFGWWTIKINRMSGKSAAQQQSSTAQQFNIVLPVGTRADVERVLALVLPDLPAQDRPLVWEHGMFGPQEHDDPYQRLEPRAWWRRPLSWRRHGFTVTDYGIVMRRGVVWRKLAVFPLARLQGVSASQGPIDRAQRVAWMKAHSVTGPILGEVVGMESGALMRAVDDIARRAADAAYADPGHRWAEVVAEYAPAVSPSPAAAEPAPLAEPPAPREPIDGA, from the coding sequence GTGAGCCAGCCGCACGCCGCCGCAGGCCCGGACGGCTCGCCGGCCGAGACGGACTCGCTCGCCGACGGCGAGTGGCACCGCCTGCATCCGCTCACCCCGCTGCTCAAGGGCGGCCTGGTGCTCATCGTCGTGGCCGGCATCGTGTTCAACAGCTTCCGCGACCGGCTCATCTTCTGGTTCGTCAGCATCTTCACCCCGCGCGACGTGCACCCGGAGGAGTTCAGCGGCGGCGATCCGGTGGACTGGGTGCTGGCCAACAACCTCGCCCTCGTCGCGCTGCTCATCGTGCTCGGCGTGCTCCTGGTGCTCATCGTCATCTTCTGGCTCGTGTGGCGCTTCCACGAGTTCCGCATCACCGGCGACGACGTCGAGGTGCGCAAGGGCATCGTCTTCCGTTCGCACCGCCGCGCGCCGCTGGATCGGGTGCAGGGCGTGAACCTCACCCGGCCGTTCCTCGCACGGCTGATCGGGCTCGCCAAGCTCGAGGTCGTCGGTGCGGGCACCGACGCGAACGTCGCGTTGGAGTACCTGTCGACGGGCAAGGCCGAATCCGTGCGCGCCGAGATCCTGCGTCTGGCCTCGGGCGCCCGCGCTGCACGCGAGGCGAGAGCCGCAGGGCGCGGCCAGGGCGATGCGTGCACGCGGCGTCAGCAGTTGAGCGGCGCCGTGAGCGACGGCGTGACGGGGCTGTTCGCCGGGGTCGACCGCGCCGACGTCGAGCCCGAGAGCATCGTGACGATTCCCACCGGCCGTCTCATCGGATCGCAGGCGATCACGGGTGGGGTGTGGCTGGTGCTCTTCGGTGTCATCTTCGCCGTGGGGATGGCGATCGCCACGCCCGCCATCCTCTCCGGAGGCGGACCGGAGGCGACCCTCGCCCTGCTGGGTCTCGGACTCGGCGTGGGCGTCCCGTTCGTGATTGCCGCCGTCGCCATCGCGTGGGCGCAGATCTCGCGCTCGCTGCGGTACTCGATCGCGCCCACGCGAGACGGCATCCGCATCACCTTCGGGCTGCTCACCACGGTCACCGAGACGATCCCGCCGGGACGCATCTTCGCCGTGGAGGTCTCGCAGTCGTTCCTCTGGCGGCCGTTCGGCTGGTGGACGATCAAGATCAACCGGATGTCGGGCAAGAGCGCCGCGCAGCAGCAGTCGTCGACGGCGCAGCAGTTCAACATCGTGCTGCCGGTGGGCACTCGCGCCGACGTCGAGCGCGTGCTCGCCCTGGTGCTGCCCGACCTGCCCGCGCAGGACCGCCCGCTGGTGTGGGAGCACGGCATGTTCGGCCCGCAGGAGCATGACGATCCGTACCAGCGGCTCGAGCCGCGCGCATGGTGGCGTCGGCCGCTGTCGTGGCGGCGGCACGGCTTCACCGTGACCGACTACGGCATCGTCATGCGCCGCGGCGTCGTATGGCGCAAGCTCGCCGTATTCCCCCTCGCCCGGCTGCAGGGGGTCTCGGCCTCGCAGGGCCCGATCGACCGCGCTCAGCGGGTGGCCTGGATGAAGGCCCATAGCGTGACCGGGCCGATCCTCGGCGAGGTGGTCGGCATGGAATCCGGCGCACTCATGCGCGCCGTCGACGACATCGCGCGCCGTGCGGCCGACGCGGCGTATGCGGACCCGGGCCACCGCTGGGCCGAGGTCGTCGCCGAGTACGCGCCCGCCGTCTCGCCCTCGCCCGCGGCCGCGGAGCCGGCCCCGCTCGCGGAGCCGCCCGCCCCCCGAGAGCCGATCGATGGCGCGTGA
- a CDS encoding PH domain-containing protein has translation MTTTPEPPLPPHGEPAADAVLDDGTFTRLKEPRGEGRLALDGVWHQISPRYVVSQVLQNVLLLVVVIAAVLVAVLAFHLGWALFPGIAIVVVTVITLIVLPRQARAIGYMLRDDDIVFRKGILWQRMIAVPYGRMQLVDITHGPLDRAFGVAKLKLVTAAATTGVEIPGMTQEAAETLRDTLIDVAETRRTGL, from the coding sequence ATGACGACCACACCGGAACCGCCGCTCCCGCCGCACGGTGAGCCGGCCGCTGACGCCGTGCTCGACGACGGCACGTTCACCCGGCTCAAGGAGCCGCGGGGCGAGGGCAGGCTCGCGCTCGACGGCGTCTGGCATCAGATCTCGCCGCGCTACGTCGTCTCGCAGGTGCTCCAGAACGTGCTGCTGCTCGTCGTCGTGATCGCCGCCGTCCTCGTCGCCGTCCTCGCCTTCCACCTCGGCTGGGCGCTGTTCCCCGGAATCGCGATCGTGGTCGTCACCGTGATCACGCTCATCGTGCTGCCGAGGCAGGCGCGGGCGATCGGCTACATGCTGCGCGACGACGACATCGTCTTCCGCAAAGGCATCCTGTGGCAGCGGATGATCGCCGTGCCGTACGGGCGCATGCAGCTCGTCGACATCACGCACGGGCCGTTGGATCGCGCCTTCGGCGTCGCCAAGCTCAAGCTCGTCACGGCCGCCGCCACAACGGGCGTGGAGATCCCTGGCATGACCCAGGAGGCGGCCGAGACGCTGCGCGACACGCTCATCGACGTCGCCGAGACCCGCCGGACCGGCCTGTGA
- a CDS encoding DUF3180 domain-containing protein, with protein MKRTSPVILLLVALAGAAAGVLVDHALTSAGRATFTPAVALPILLVLLGAGLLVMAWQIRRSVRATGENRRRVNPFRALRTAVLARASSLAGAALAGFAAGLLGYLLSRPVPPPVGSAVAIVAALVGAVVLVIAALVAESFCTLPNDPDASAEAGTEDDDDDHTGTAAPAAR; from the coding sequence ATGAAGCGCACCTCCCCCGTCATCCTGCTGCTCGTCGCGCTGGCCGGTGCCGCCGCGGGCGTGCTCGTCGATCATGCGCTGACCTCGGCGGGCCGGGCGACCTTCACCCCCGCGGTCGCCCTGCCGATCCTGCTCGTGCTGCTGGGCGCAGGGCTGCTCGTGATGGCGTGGCAGATCCGGCGCAGCGTGCGGGCGACGGGTGAGAACCGACGACGCGTGAATCCGTTCCGGGCACTGCGCACCGCCGTGCTCGCGCGGGCGTCGAGCCTGGCCGGCGCCGCGCTCGCGGGCTTCGCCGCGGGACTGCTCGGCTACCTCCTCTCGCGTCCGGTGCCGCCGCCGGTAGGCTCGGCGGTGGCGATCGTCGCCGCGCTGGTCGGAGCCGTCGTGCTCGTGATCGCGGCGCTGGTAGCCGAGAGCTTCTGCACATTGCCGAATGATCCCGATGCCTCCGCGGAGGCCGGGACGGAGGATGACGATGACGACCACACCGGAACCGCCGCTCCCGCCGCACGGTGA
- the folK gene encoding 2-amino-4-hydroxy-6-hydroxymethyldihydropteridine diphosphokinase yields the protein MRMPDPRPGREPVDAVVALGANLGDRAGTIEAAADAIRRLPLVDGVRMSRPVETVALRLDGPDPDAPGYVNAVAIVTTRLAPQVLLGMLHAIEDENGRVRAERWGDRTLDLDLVAYGDVRSDDARMLLPHPRAHERLFVLEPWLDVDPEAVLPGHGRVAALVDALRRDAGSNAADGTPGASG from the coding sequence ATGCGCATGCCGGATCCGCGCCCCGGACGCGAGCCCGTGGATGCCGTGGTCGCGCTGGGCGCGAACCTCGGCGACCGAGCGGGCACGATCGAGGCGGCCGCCGACGCGATCCGCCGCCTGCCGCTCGTCGATGGAGTGCGCATGTCGCGCCCGGTCGAGACGGTCGCGCTGAGGCTGGACGGGCCCGATCCCGACGCCCCCGGCTACGTCAACGCCGTGGCGATCGTGACCACGCGGCTCGCGCCGCAGGTGCTGCTGGGAATGCTGCACGCGATCGAAGACGAGAACGGTCGTGTGCGCGCCGAGCGCTGGGGCGACCGCACGCTCGATCTCGATCTCGTCGCTTACGGAGATGTGCGCAGCGACGACGCGCGGATGCTGCTGCCGCATCCGCGCGCGCACGAGCGGCTCTTCGTGCTCGAACCATGGCTCGACGTCGATCCCGAGGCGGTGTTGCCCGGTCATGGCCGGGTCGCGGCGCTCGTGGATGCACTGCGCCGCGACGCCGGGTCCAATGCCGCCGACGGCACGCCGGGGGCGTCGGGATGA
- the folB gene encoding dihydroneopterin aldolase — protein sequence MDFLDQITLTGLTVFGRHGVFAHERADGQEFTIDLTLHLPLKDAAASDDVADTVHYGELAEKVAAIVAGEPVDLIETLAARIADAALEDERVRMVAVTVHKPHAPIPLTFADVSVTVHRGRVEAPHPMPGAPGRGSGERGVEEQGVGENAGREQGES from the coding sequence ATGGACTTCCTCGACCAGATCACCCTCACCGGCCTCACGGTGTTCGGGCGCCACGGCGTCTTCGCGCACGAGCGCGCCGACGGTCAGGAGTTCACGATCGACCTCACGCTGCACCTTCCGCTGAAGGATGCCGCCGCCTCCGACGACGTCGCCGACACCGTGCACTACGGTGAGCTCGCCGAGAAGGTCGCCGCGATCGTCGCCGGCGAGCCCGTGGACCTCATCGAGACGCTCGCGGCGCGCATCGCCGATGCGGCGCTGGAAGACGAGCGGGTGAGGATGGTGGCCGTCACGGTGCACAAGCCGCACGCCCCGATCCCGCTCACCTTCGCCGACGTGTCTGTCACCGTGCACCGCGGGCGTGTGGAGGCGCCGCATCCGATGCCCGGCGCCCCGGGGCGGGGCAGCGGGGAACGGGGCGTTGAGGAACAGGGCGTCGGGGAGAACGCTGGCCGGGAACAGGGCGAATCATGA
- the folP gene encoding dihydropteroate synthase: MTGIWGIVNATPDSFSDGGRYFDADDAIAHGRLLRAQGAGVLDIGGESTRPGAERVDPAEERRRILPVIAQLAADGAAVSVDTLNASTAVAAIGAGARIVNDVSGGLADPDMFAAVADSGADIVLGHWRGPSADMYAQAQYTRIGREVAAELRERMESAAAAGIAPARVIVDPGIGFAKTVAQNWELLRELDDVVALGPRVLVGTSRKRFLTGALGEEASLERRDAATAVTSVLAARAGAWAVRVHDVAGTRDALAVRAAWDG; the protein is encoded by the coding sequence GTGACGGGCATCTGGGGCATCGTCAACGCGACGCCCGACTCGTTCAGCGACGGTGGCCGCTACTTCGACGCCGACGACGCGATCGCGCACGGACGCCTGCTCCGCGCCCAGGGGGCGGGTGTGCTCGATATCGGAGGCGAGTCGACCCGGCCCGGCGCCGAGCGCGTCGATCCCGCCGAGGAGCGCCGCCGCATCCTGCCGGTGATCGCCCAGCTCGCCGCCGACGGCGCCGCTGTGAGCGTCGACACGCTCAATGCCTCGACGGCGGTCGCCGCGATCGGGGCCGGCGCGCGCATCGTCAACGACGTCTCGGGCGGGCTGGCCGATCCAGACATGTTCGCCGCCGTCGCCGACAGCGGTGCCGACATCGTGCTCGGGCACTGGCGGGGGCCCTCCGCCGATATGTACGCGCAGGCGCAGTACACGCGCATCGGCCGCGAGGTCGCCGCGGAGCTCCGCGAGCGGATGGAGTCGGCCGCGGCGGCGGGGATCGCCCCGGCACGGGTGATCGTGGATCCGGGCATCGGGTTCGCCAAGACCGTCGCACAGAACTGGGAGCTGCTGCGCGAACTCGATGACGTCGTCGCGCTGGGACCACGGGTGCTCGTGGGCACCTCGCGCAAGCGTTTCCTCACCGGAGCCCTGGGCGAGGAGGCGTCGCTGGAGCGCAGGGATGCCGCCACCGCCGTGACGAGCGTGCTCGCCGCGCGTGCGGGAGCGTGGGCCGTGCGCGTGCACGACGTCGCCGGCACGCGGGATGCGCTCGCCGTGCGCGCCGCCTGGGACGGCTGA
- the folE gene encoding GTP cyclohydrolase I, which translates to MAVDRERVAELTRQLLEAIGEDPDRPGLTQTPTRVAELYAEFFAGVGEDAAAPLARTISVAHGPAPETLPSGAVLLRDIRFRSVCEHHLLPFAGHAHIAYLPGEQVVGLGSLVRVVETFAARPQVQERLGEQIAEAIASHLDARGVLVVLDASHGCVTMRGGRQPAASTLTIAARGDYTEPAARAELIALIGAGARDERAG; encoded by the coding sequence ATGGCCGTCGACCGGGAGCGCGTCGCCGAGCTCACGCGGCAACTGCTCGAGGCGATCGGCGAGGATCCGGATCGTCCGGGTCTCACCCAGACGCCCACGCGCGTGGCCGAGCTGTACGCCGAGTTCTTCGCCGGCGTCGGAGAGGATGCGGCCGCACCTCTCGCCCGCACGATCAGCGTCGCCCACGGTCCTGCCCCCGAGACACTGCCGTCGGGGGCGGTGCTGCTGCGCGATATCCGCTTCCGCTCGGTGTGCGAGCATCACCTGCTGCCGTTCGCCGGTCACGCGCACATCGCCTACCTGCCGGGCGAGCAGGTCGTGGGGCTCGGCTCGCTCGTGCGGGTGGTGGAGACCTTCGCGGCGCGCCCGCAGGTGCAGGAACGGCTCGGCGAGCAGATCGCCGAGGCCATCGCGTCTCACCTCGACGCGCGCGGCGTGCTCGTCGTGCTCGACGCTTCGCACGGCTGCGTGACGATGCGCGGCGGCCGTCAGCCCGCGGCATCCACGCTCACGATCGCGGCCCGCGGCGACTACACGGAGCCTGCGGCGCGCGCCGAGCTCATCGCGCTCATCGGCGCCGGGGCGCGCGATGAGCGGGCGGGATGA
- the ftsH gene encoding ATP-dependent zinc metalloprotease FtsH: protein MDAKKITRNPLIYVVLIGVLLIGGFTLISSLSGTKQIRTDQGLELLKGGTVTEVVTTDGDQRVDMKLSKPYEGADAVQFYYNSFRGEEVISAINEAAPKDGFDDAVPKASWFDGILSLLIPMILLGLLFWWLLSSAQGGGGKIMQFGKSRAKLVSKETPTVTFADVAGADEAIEELQEIKEFLQDPAKFQAIGARIPKGVLLYGPPGTGKTLLARAVAGEAGAPFYSISGSDFVEMFVGVGASRVRDLFTQAKENSPAIIFIDEIDAVGRHRGAGMGGGNDEREQTLNQMLVEMDGFDPNANVIVIAATNRPDILDPALLRPGRFDRQIGVDAPDLKGRQKILEVHAKGKPLANGVDLEVVARKTPGFTGADLANVLNEAALLTARSNAQLVDNRALDEAIDRVIAGPQRRTRVMKDKEKLITAYHEGGHALAAAAMNYSDPVTKITILPRGKALGYTMVLPLEDKFSVTRNELQDQLTYAMGGRVAEEIVFHDPTTGASNDIEKATDIARKMVTEYGMTTQVGPVKLGSGGGEMFVARDMNRGRDYSEGIAETVDAEVRALIEQAHNEAYQVISENRDVLDRLARELLEKETLDHNQIADIFADVRKLPERPQWLSSEDRPVSALPPIDVPVRIPDTATAANVPAPAASERKPGQAGGHPRPATA, encoded by the coding sequence ATGGACGCGAAGAAGATCACCCGCAATCCGCTGATCTACGTGGTGCTCATCGGTGTGCTGCTGATCGGCGGGTTCACGCTCATCTCGAGCCTGAGCGGGACCAAGCAGATCCGCACCGATCAGGGACTGGAGCTGCTCAAGGGCGGCACGGTCACCGAGGTGGTCACGACGGATGGCGATCAGCGCGTCGACATGAAGCTCTCCAAGCCCTATGAGGGCGCCGATGCGGTGCAGTTCTACTACAACTCCTTCCGCGGCGAAGAGGTCATCTCCGCGATCAACGAGGCCGCCCCGAAAGACGGCTTCGACGACGCGGTGCCGAAGGCCAGCTGGTTCGACGGCATCCTCTCTCTGCTCATCCCGATGATCCTGCTGGGTCTGCTGTTCTGGTGGCTGCTGTCGTCGGCCCAGGGCGGCGGGGGCAAGATCATGCAGTTCGGAAAATCGCGCGCGAAGCTCGTGAGCAAGGAGACCCCCACGGTCACCTTCGCCGACGTCGCCGGGGCGGATGAGGCCATCGAGGAGCTGCAGGAGATCAAGGAGTTCCTGCAGGATCCCGCCAAGTTCCAGGCGATCGGCGCCCGCATCCCGAAGGGCGTGCTGCTGTACGGTCCTCCCGGAACCGGCAAGACGCTGCTGGCCCGCGCCGTGGCCGGCGAGGCGGGCGCCCCCTTCTACTCGATCTCCGGATCCGACTTCGTCGAGATGTTCGTCGGCGTGGGTGCCTCGCGCGTGCGCGACCTGTTCACCCAGGCCAAGGAGAACTCCCCCGCCATCATCTTCATCGACGAGATCGACGCCGTCGGCCGCCACCGCGGCGCCGGCATGGGCGGCGGCAACGACGAGCGCGAGCAGACCCTGAACCAGATGCTCGTGGAGATGGACGGCTTCGACCCGAACGCGAACGTCATCGTCATCGCCGCGACCAACCGCCCCGACATCCTCGACCCCGCCCTGCTGCGCCCCGGCCGCTTCGACCGCCAGATCGGCGTGGATGCGCCGGATCTGAAGGGCCGCCAGAAGATCCTCGAGGTGCACGCCAAGGGCAAGCCGCTGGCGAACGGCGTCGACCTCGAGGTCGTCGCGCGCAAGACCCCCGGCTTCACCGGCGCGGATCTGGCGAACGTGCTCAACGAGGCCGCTCTGCTCACGGCGCGCTCCAACGCCCAGCTCGTCGACAACCGGGCGCTCGACGAGGCGATCGACCGCGTCATCGCCGGCCCGCAGCGGCGAACCCGTGTGATGAAGGACAAGGAGAAGCTCATCACGGCGTACCACGAGGGCGGGCACGCGCTCGCGGCGGCGGCGATGAACTACTCCGACCCGGTCACCAAGATCACGATCCTCCCGCGCGGCAAGGCCCTCGGTTACACGATGGTCCTCCCGCTGGAGGACAAGTTCTCGGTCACCCGCAACGAGCTGCAGGACCAGCTCACCTATGCGATGGGAGGGCGCGTGGCGGAGGAGATCGTCTTCCACGATCCGACCACAGGTGCCTCGAACGACATCGAGAAGGCCACCGACATCGCGCGCAAGATGGTGACCGAGTACGGCATGACCACGCAGGTCGGCCCGGTCAAGCTCGGCTCCGGCGGCGGCGAGATGTTCGTCGCCCGTGACATGAACCGCGGACGCGACTACTCCGAGGGCATCGCCGAGACCGTCGACGCCGAGGTGCGCGCGCTCATCGAGCAGGCGCACAACGAGGCGTACCAGGTGATCAGCGAGAACCGCGACGTGCTCGACCGGCTCGCCCGCGAGCTGCTCGAGAAGGAGACGCTGGATCACAACCAGATCGCCGACATCTTCGCCGATGTGCGCAAGCTCCCCGAGCGCCCGCAGTGGCTCTCCAGCGAAGACCGCCCGGTGTCCGCCCTGCCCCCGATCGACGTGCCGGTGCGCATCCCGGATACGGCGACGGCGGCGAACGTGCCCGCGCCGGCCGCGTCGGAGCGCAAGCCCGGGCAGGCCGGAGGCCATCCCCGCCCCGCGACGGCCTGA